Proteins encoded within one genomic window of Onychostoma macrolepis isolate SWU-2019 chromosome 11, ASM1243209v1, whole genome shotgun sequence:
- the plekha6 gene encoding pleckstrin homology domain-containing family A member 6 isoform X7 — protein sequence MNGKAGSRGPVNKVSEANSNANNLSMVSEMPPDSQNCTRGTRTPKRAATFGKRSNSMRRNPNAEVARQGWLHKQASSGMKQWNKRWFVLSDRCLFYYKDEKEEVVLGSLPLLSFKIGAVQASDNISRKFAFKVWCESNEEEEEEEEESEDLKGSIAFCLQVEHTGTRTYYFSADSQKEQEEWIQVMSKAARVHIQATSRNKSEPVPAADENDMVAKRLEPNSHAENGQRPDLHEPVKHELNGVETRDTTPSTPVTPVTPNIEGRMGEKGGLALHHPNGWGNYGPPNGSRYQSQENVRDMREPHEENVVMRRGFVPRTAPERLAQRKSSMTQLQQWVNQRRALVPQDDGRSPSRYYTVNRAMSSDYYGVYGGPPYVDDYPLYPPGVRPESICSMSAAYNRPPPGWTMEERRRSLRDGPLYGQPRDPQWMMGPQGPAYYPQLDSAQNSMRRLSIQPRSRSVPRSPSSSSGGPYSPHSFASPARSPSTRFDRGPGRLREEGIYADPSVYGLRRSLSSPKYDFPGDRRSYSQGMYHYNYPASPSLHSKMEDILDVQLQRNLEYLDQQMTDGDHLIGMVTRMVERSSPRAKLFSQVPQFHDVYGDLHPTLKLNEIETSKLLGRLCEQNRLVKEQEAVVHRLRMEKDSLEGVLVATHQEMELYRSQPLAMEKLQLKKESLQNKLINIRGELSQASGVLTTTRMEFEALEDEVNSIHGDLWEQLNAGGQSELVHRHIQKEFWKVQDVLEGLHKNNPSRGTDTAKHRVASGASGSFSTNSPASPLSSVSLTSPLSPFSPVPGSQASPTKQLATEEVGPPRPPLPKSYQPLESSQSFPPSIPPLPLDSNAWLRSMGPHSGIHQEGYKDDEEFSSRKHNYNSQGEKINDFDTESNQNKVGIVPPRTKSPSQDKNKSEGVQRRNGKVSNGHISRERPKSAVFPAEVKSKMSVEEQNERIRRNQSSSVRDKRRSLNLSSNQNIDGYKTSTNYRVVRRRVTADEVDIKDLEAAVRGEGVESPRQEIARLRRQVEPEHYDLDLNKELSMPEKVLIPERYLDMEPSTPLSPEEQREKQKKVERIKTLIAKSNLQNVVPVLDGPVEGTSNPEIQLQEQEKRIEISCALAAEASRRSRLLSAQCVPSSPASPTSLVPPPSADYSDSSHIMKV from the exons ACGAGAAGGAAGAAGTGGTCTTGGGCAGCCTTCCTCTTCTCAGCTTCAAGATTGGAGCAGTCCAGGCATCGGATAACATCAGCCGCAAGTTTGCGTTTAAG GTGTGGTGTGAAAGCAacgaagaggaggaggaggaggaagaggaaagtGAGGATTTAAAGGGCAGTATTGCGTTCTGTTTGCAGGTTGAGCACACAGGAACTCGTACATACTACTTCAGTGCAGACAGCCAGAAGGAGCAGGAGGAGTGGATCCAAGTCATGAGTAAGGCTGCCAGGGTCCACATCCAAGCCACATCCAG AAATAAATCTGAGCCCGTCCCAGCAGCAGACGAAAACGACATGGTAGCCAAACGCCTCGAGCCCAACTCTCATGCAGAGAATGGCCAGAGGCCAGATCTCCATGAGCCGGTCAAACACGAGCTTAACGGTGTAGAAACCAGAGACACCACGCCCAGCACCCCAGTGACCCCAGTTACCCCAAATATAGAGGGCAGAATGGGGGAGAAAGGAGGCCTGGCACTCCATCACCCCAACGGCTGGGGTAACTATGGTCCTCCCAACGGTTCAAGATACCAGTCCCAAGAGAACGTGAGGGATATGCGTGAGCCACATGAGGAGAATGTGGTGATGCGGAGAGGCTTTGTGCCCAGGACGGCACCGGAGAGACTCGCTCAGAGGAAGAGCTCCATGACGCAGCTGCAGCAGTGGGTCAACCAGCGGCGGGCCTTGGTGCCTCAAGACGACGGCCGCAG TCCATCCAGGTACTACACAGTAAACCGCGCTATGTCATCAGACTATTACGGTGTGTATGGCGGCCCTCCATATGTAGATGACTATCCCCTCTACCCACCTGGCGTCCGACCTGAGAGCATCTGCTCCATGTCGGCTGCATACAACCGACCACCTCCTGGCTGGACCATGGAAGAGAGAAGGCGGTCATTACGAGACGGACCCTTATATGGTCAACCTCGAGACCCTCAGTGGATGATGGGACCCCAGGGTCCTGCCTATTACCCCCAGTTGGACTCAGCGCAGAACTCTATGAGACGGCTTTCCATACAGCCCCGCTCGCGGTCAGTCCCTCGTTCACCCTCCTCTTCATCGGGAGGACCCTACTCTCCACACAGCTTTGCCTCACCTGCCCGATCACCCAGCACCAGGTTTGATCGGGGACCTGGCCGACTCAGAGAGGAGGGAATATATGCTGACCCCTCAGTCTACGGGCTCCGCAGGTCACTGAGCTCACCTAAG TATGATTTCCCTGGAGATAGACGCTCCTATAGCCAAGGAATGTACCACTACAACTACCCAGCATCCCCTTCGCTTCATAGTAAAATG GAGGACATTTTAGACGTGCAGCTACAGAGGAACCTGGAGTACCTAGATCAACAG ATGACAGATGGTGATCACCTAATCGGCATGGTAACCAGAATGGTTGAGCGTTCCTCTCCTCGAGCAAAACTGTTCTCACAA GTGCCTCAATTCCATGATGTGTACGGTGATCTACATCCCACGCTGAAACTTAATGAGATTGAGACCAGT AAACTACTGGGCCGCTTGTGTGAGCAGAATCGACTTGTGAAAGAACAGGAGGCTGTAGTTCATCGTTTGCGAATGGAAAAG GACAGTCTAGAGGGGGTGCTGGTGGCCACACATCAGGAGATGGAGCTGTACAGGAGCCAGCCGCTGGCCATGGAGAAACTTCAGCTGAAGAAAGAGAGTCTCCAAAACAAGTTGATTAACATCAGAGGAGAGCTGTCTCAGGCCTCCGGT GTCCTGACTACCACTCGTATGGAGTTTGAGGCACTAGAGGATGAAGTAAACAGCATCCATGGTGACCTGTGGGAACAGCTGAACGCTGGAGGGCAG AGCGAGCTGGTACACAGGCACATTCAGAAGGAGTTCTGGAAGGTTCAGGATGTTTTGGAGGGGCTGCACAAGAACAACCCGTCTCGTGGCACGGACACAGCCAAGCACAGAG TAGCCAGTGGAGCATCCGGCTCTTTCAGCACAAACAGTCCTGCAAGTCCCTTGAGTTCAGTGAGTCTGACGAGTCCTCTCAGCCCCTTCTCTCCTGTCCCTGGCTCTCAGGCCTCTCCCACTAAACAGCTGGCCACAGAG GAGGTTGGTCCTCCACGACCTCCACTTCCTAAATCTTACCAGCCCCTGGAGTCTTCCCAGTCCTTTCCCCCCTCCATTCCTCCCCTGCCCTTAGACAGCAATGCCTGGCTGCGCAGCATGGGCCCCCATTCAGGCATCCATCAGGAAGGCTACAAGGACGATGAAGAATTCAGCAGCAGAAAG CACAACTACAACTCACAAGGAGAAAAGATCAACGACTTTGATACAGAATCCAACCAGAATAAAG TTGGAATTGTTCCACCCAGGACCAAGTCGCCTTCACAAGACAAGAACAAGTCTGAAGGCGTCCAACGAAGAAATGGGAAGGTGTCCAACGGTCATATTTCCAGA GAGAGGCCAAAGAGTGCGGTGTTCCCCGCAGAGGTAAAGTCTAAAATGAGTGTGGAGGAACAGAATGAGAGGATACGAAGAAACCAGAGCAGCTCCGTCAGAGACAAGAGGCGCAGCCTCAACCTCTCTAGCAATCAGAACATTGATGGCTACAAAACTTCGACTAACTACAGAGTG GTGCGGAGGAGAGTAACAGCTGATGAGGTGGATATTAAGGATCTTGAGGCGGCCGTGAGGGGAGAAGGTGTGGAGTCACCCAGGCAGGAAATTGCTCGTCTGCGACGGCAGGTGGAACCGGAACACTATGACCTGGATCTCAACAAAGAG TTATCCATGCCGGAAAAAGTCCTGATCCCTGAGCGATATTTGGACATGGAGCCCAGTACACCACTCAGCCCAGAAGAGCAGCGGGAGAAACAGAAGAAAGTTGAAAGAATCAAGACACTGATTGCCAAATCAAA CCTGCAAAATGTGGTGCCGGTGTTGGACGGGCCGGTGGAGGGAACCAGTAACCCGGAGATACAGCTTCAGGAGCAGGAGAAGCGCATCGAGATTTCCTGTGCTCTGGCTGCCGAGGCCTCCCGCCGTAGCCGGCTGCTCTCTG CCCAGTGCGTCCCCAGTTCCCCTGCCTCCCCAACCAGCCTGGTCCCTCCCCCTTCTGCTGACTACTCTGACTCCTCCCACATCATGAAGGTGTGA
- the plekha6 gene encoding pleckstrin homology domain-containing family A member 6 isoform X10, producing MSKAARVHIQATSRNKSEPVPAADENDMVAKRLEPNSHAENGQRPDLHEPVKHELNGVETRDTTPSTPVTPVTPNIEGRMGEKGGLALHHPNGWGNYGPPNGSRYQSQENVRDMREPHEENVVMRRGFVPRTAPERLAQRKSSMTQLQQWVNQRRALVPQDDGRSPSRYYTVNRAMSSDYYGVYGGPPYVDDYPLYPPGVRPESICSMSAAYNRPPPGWTMEERRRSLRDGPLYGQPRDPQWMMGPQGPAYYPQLDSAQNSMRRLSIQPRSRSVPRSPSSSSGGPYSPHSFASPARSPSTRFDRGPGRLREEGIYADPSVYGLRRSLSSPKYDFPGDRRSYSQGMYHYNYPASPSLHSKMEDILDVQLQRNLEYLDQQMTDGDHLIGMVTRMVERSSPRAKLFSQVPQFHDVYGDLHPTLKLNEIETSKLLGRLCEQNRLVKEQEAVVHRLRMEKDSLEGVLVATHQEMELYRSQPLAMEKLQLKKESLQNKLINIRGELSQASGVLTTTRMEFEALEDEVNSIHGDLWEQLNAGGQSELVHRHIQKEFWKVQDVLEGLHKNNPSRGTDTAKHRVASGASGSFSTNSPASPLSSVSLTSPLSPFSPVPGSQASPTKQLATEEVGPPRPPLPKSYQPLESSQSFPPSIPPLPLDSNAWLRSMGPHSGIHQEGYKDDEEFSSRKHNYNSQGEKINDFDTESNQNKVGIVPPRTKSPSQDKNKSEGVQRRNGKVSNGHISRERPKSAVFPAEVKSKMSVEEQNERIRRNQSSSVRDKRRSLNLSSNQNIDGYKTSTNYRVVRRRVTADEVDIKDLEAAVRGEGVESPRQEIARLRRQVEPEHYDLDLNKELSMPEKVLIPERYLDMEPSTPLSPEEQREKQKKVERIKTLIAKSNLQNVVPVLDGPVEGTSNPEIQLQEQEKRIEISCALAAEASRRSRLLSAQCVPSSPASPTSLVPPPSADYSDSSHIMKV from the exons ATGAGTAAGGCTGCCAGGGTCCACATCCAAGCCACATCCAG AAATAAATCTGAGCCCGTCCCAGCAGCAGACGAAAACGACATGGTAGCCAAACGCCTCGAGCCCAACTCTCATGCAGAGAATGGCCAGAGGCCAGATCTCCATGAGCCGGTCAAACACGAGCTTAACGGTGTAGAAACCAGAGACACCACGCCCAGCACCCCAGTGACCCCAGTTACCCCAAATATAGAGGGCAGAATGGGGGAGAAAGGAGGCCTGGCACTCCATCACCCCAACGGCTGGGGTAACTATGGTCCTCCCAACGGTTCAAGATACCAGTCCCAAGAGAACGTGAGGGATATGCGTGAGCCACATGAGGAGAATGTGGTGATGCGGAGAGGCTTTGTGCCCAGGACGGCACCGGAGAGACTCGCTCAGAGGAAGAGCTCCATGACGCAGCTGCAGCAGTGGGTCAACCAGCGGCGGGCCTTGGTGCCTCAAGACGACGGCCGCAG TCCATCCAGGTACTACACAGTAAACCGCGCTATGTCATCAGACTATTACGGTGTGTATGGCGGCCCTCCATATGTAGATGACTATCCCCTCTACCCACCTGGCGTCCGACCTGAGAGCATCTGCTCCATGTCGGCTGCATACAACCGACCACCTCCTGGCTGGACCATGGAAGAGAGAAGGCGGTCATTACGAGACGGACCCTTATATGGTCAACCTCGAGACCCTCAGTGGATGATGGGACCCCAGGGTCCTGCCTATTACCCCCAGTTGGACTCAGCGCAGAACTCTATGAGACGGCTTTCCATACAGCCCCGCTCGCGGTCAGTCCCTCGTTCACCCTCCTCTTCATCGGGAGGACCCTACTCTCCACACAGCTTTGCCTCACCTGCCCGATCACCCAGCACCAGGTTTGATCGGGGACCTGGCCGACTCAGAGAGGAGGGAATATATGCTGACCCCTCAGTCTACGGGCTCCGCAGGTCACTGAGCTCACCTAAG TATGATTTCCCTGGAGATAGACGCTCCTATAGCCAAGGAATGTACCACTACAACTACCCAGCATCCCCTTCGCTTCATAGTAAAATG GAGGACATTTTAGACGTGCAGCTACAGAGGAACCTGGAGTACCTAGATCAACAG ATGACAGATGGTGATCACCTAATCGGCATGGTAACCAGAATGGTTGAGCGTTCCTCTCCTCGAGCAAAACTGTTCTCACAA GTGCCTCAATTCCATGATGTGTACGGTGATCTACATCCCACGCTGAAACTTAATGAGATTGAGACCAGT AAACTACTGGGCCGCTTGTGTGAGCAGAATCGACTTGTGAAAGAACAGGAGGCTGTAGTTCATCGTTTGCGAATGGAAAAG GACAGTCTAGAGGGGGTGCTGGTGGCCACACATCAGGAGATGGAGCTGTACAGGAGCCAGCCGCTGGCCATGGAGAAACTTCAGCTGAAGAAAGAGAGTCTCCAAAACAAGTTGATTAACATCAGAGGAGAGCTGTCTCAGGCCTCCGGT GTCCTGACTACCACTCGTATGGAGTTTGAGGCACTAGAGGATGAAGTAAACAGCATCCATGGTGACCTGTGGGAACAGCTGAACGCTGGAGGGCAG AGCGAGCTGGTACACAGGCACATTCAGAAGGAGTTCTGGAAGGTTCAGGATGTTTTGGAGGGGCTGCACAAGAACAACCCGTCTCGTGGCACGGACACAGCCAAGCACAGAG TAGCCAGTGGAGCATCCGGCTCTTTCAGCACAAACAGTCCTGCAAGTCCCTTGAGTTCAGTGAGTCTGACGAGTCCTCTCAGCCCCTTCTCTCCTGTCCCTGGCTCTCAGGCCTCTCCCACTAAACAGCTGGCCACAGAG GAGGTTGGTCCTCCACGACCTCCACTTCCTAAATCTTACCAGCCCCTGGAGTCTTCCCAGTCCTTTCCCCCCTCCATTCCTCCCCTGCCCTTAGACAGCAATGCCTGGCTGCGCAGCATGGGCCCCCATTCAGGCATCCATCAGGAAGGCTACAAGGACGATGAAGAATTCAGCAGCAGAAAG CACAACTACAACTCACAAGGAGAAAAGATCAACGACTTTGATACAGAATCCAACCAGAATAAAG TTGGAATTGTTCCACCCAGGACCAAGTCGCCTTCACAAGACAAGAACAAGTCTGAAGGCGTCCAACGAAGAAATGGGAAGGTGTCCAACGGTCATATTTCCAGA GAGAGGCCAAAGAGTGCGGTGTTCCCCGCAGAGGTAAAGTCTAAAATGAGTGTGGAGGAACAGAATGAGAGGATACGAAGAAACCAGAGCAGCTCCGTCAGAGACAAGAGGCGCAGCCTCAACCTCTCTAGCAATCAGAACATTGATGGCTACAAAACTTCGACTAACTACAGAGTG GTGCGGAGGAGAGTAACAGCTGATGAGGTGGATATTAAGGATCTTGAGGCGGCCGTGAGGGGAGAAGGTGTGGAGTCACCCAGGCAGGAAATTGCTCGTCTGCGACGGCAGGTGGAACCGGAACACTATGACCTGGATCTCAACAAAGAG TTATCCATGCCGGAAAAAGTCCTGATCCCTGAGCGATATTTGGACATGGAGCCCAGTACACCACTCAGCCCAGAAGAGCAGCGGGAGAAACAGAAGAAAGTTGAAAGAATCAAGACACTGATTGCCAAATCAAA CCTGCAAAATGTGGTGCCGGTGTTGGACGGGCCGGTGGAGGGAACCAGTAACCCGGAGATACAGCTTCAGGAGCAGGAGAAGCGCATCGAGATTTCCTGTGCTCTGGCTGCCGAGGCCTCCCGCCGTAGCCGGCTGCTCTCTG CCCAGTGCGTCCCCAGTTCCCCTGCCTCCCCAACCAGCCTGGTCCCTCCCCCTTCTGCTGACTACTCTGACTCCTCCCACATCATGAAGGTGTGA
- the golt1a gene encoding vesicle transport protein GOT1A produces MITITEFQKIGVGLSGFGMFFVLFGILLYFDSVLLAFGNILFLSGLAFIIGLRRTAHFFFQRQKLRSSAFFLGGVALVILRWPRIGMLVETYGFVLLFKSFFPMAFGFLATALNIPFLTTILNKLSGSSSSMV; encoded by the exons ATGATCACAATCACAGAGTTTCAGA AAATCGGTGTGGGTCTGTCAGGATTCGGCATGTTCTTTGTGCTGTTTGGAATACTGCTGTACTTTGACTCGGTCCTGTTGGCATTTGGAAAC ATTCTGTTTCTGTCTGGTCTGGCTTTCATCATTGGCTTGAGGAGGACGGCCCACTTCTTTTTCCAGAGACAGAAGCTCAGAAGCTCCGCCTTCTTTCTAGGGGGCGTGGCTTTAGTTATACTAAGATGGCCTCGTATTGGCATGCTAGTGGAGACCTATGGCTTTGTGCTTCTATTTAA GTCATTCTTTCCAATGGCTTTTGGATTTCTCGCAACAGCCTTAAACATTCCTTTTTTAACTACG atttTAAACAAGTTATCTGGAAGTAGTTCCTCAATGGTGTGA